Proteins encoded together in one Dasypus novemcinctus isolate mDasNov1 chromosome 9, mDasNov1.1.hap2, whole genome shotgun sequence window:
- the PLEKHM2 gene encoding pleckstrin homology domain-containing family M member 2 isoform X6 — protein sequence MEPREVKDRILENISLSVKKLQSYFAACEDETPAIRNHDKVLQRLCEHLDHALLYGLQDLSSGYWVLVVHFTRREAVKQIEVLRHVATNLGRSRAWLYLALNENSLESYLRLFQENLALLHKYYVKNALVCSHDHLTLFLTLVSGLEFIRFDLDLDAPYLDLAPYMPDYYKPQYLLDFEDRLPSSAHGSDSLSLNSFNSVTSTNLEWDDSAIAPSSEDGELTDTVSGPRSTASDPTSSKASTRSPTQRHNPFNEDQAETVSSSDTTPVHTASQDKGEPHALDLAEACPELEVIRVTKKKKIGKKKKTRSDEEASPLHPTSTQQKCARHGDGGSLSGSPGLTQDSPDTTLAPPQEAGGGPSSTAESSARTEPGQVGLLIPAMKDTSMERLGRPLSKVIDQLNGQLDPSTWQALVEPPDQSFRTGSPGDSPERPPCCDFSEGLPAPMDFYRFTVESPGTARPGGGDHDPAGPGQPPHVPSGREAAGQEEAGGGGGEGQAPGPLGGTPGGALEPEPQELEPQEELPLVSEAPVPEPGTQEALSQLKRDRPSPCLSSAEDSGVDEGQGSPSEMIHSSEFRVDNNHLLLLMIHVFRENEEQLFKMIRMSTGHMEGNLQLLYVLLTDCYIYLLRKGATEKPYLVEEAVSYNELDYVSVGLDQQTVKLVCTNRRKQFLLDTADMALAEFFLASLKSAMIKGCREPPYPSVLTDATMEKLALAKFVAQESKCEASTIAVRFYGLVHWEDPTDESLGPVPCHCSPLEGAITKEGMLHYKAGTSYLGKEHWKTCFVVLSNGILYQYPDCTDVIPLLSVNMGGEQCGGCRRSNTTDRPHAFQVILADRPCLELSADSEADMADWMQHLCQAVSKGVIPQGVAPSPCIPCCLVITDDRLLTCHEDCQTGFFRSLGTAKLADISAICTEPGKEYCVLEFSQDSQQPLPAWVVYLSCTSELDRFLSALSSGWKTIYQVDLPHKAIQEASSKKKFEDALSLIHSAWQRSDSLCRGRASRDPWC from the exons CTGCAGAGCTACTTTGCTGCATGCGAGGATGAGACCCCAGCCATCCGGAACCATGACAAGGTCCTGCAGCGCCTGTGCGAGCACTTGGACCACGCACTGCTGTATGG ACTGCAAGACCTCTCCTCTGGCTACTGGGTGCTCGTGGTGCATTTCACCCGGCGAGAGGCCGTCAAACAGATCGAGGTGCTGCGGCATGTGGCCACCAACCTGGGGCGCA GCCGGGCCTGGCTGTACCTGGCCCTCAATGAGAACTCCCTGGAGAGCTACCTGCGGCTGTTTCAGGAGAACCTGGCCCTGCTGCACAAGTACTATGTCAA GAACGCCCTGGTCTGCAGCCACGATCACCTGACTCTCTTCCTGACCTTGGTGTCTGGGCTCGAGTTCATTCGCTTCGACCTGGATCTG GATGCTCCTTACTTAGACCTGGCCCCCTACATGCCTGACTACTATAAACCTCAGTACCTGCTGGACTTCGAAGACCGCCTTCCTAGCTCAGCCCACGGCTCTGACAGCCTGTCCCTCAACTCCTTCAACTCCGTCACGTCCACCAACTTGGAATGGGATGACAGTGCCATCGCCCCATCCAGCGAGG ACGGGGAGCTCACAGACACGGTCAGCGGCCCCCGCTCTACTGCCTCAGACCCGACCAGCAGCAAGGCTTCCACGAGGAGTCCCACGCAGCGCCACAACCCCTTCAACGAGGACCAGGCCGAGACCGTGTCCTCCTCCGACACCACCCCCGTGCACACGGCCTCTCAGGAcaagggggagccccacgccctgGACCTGGCCGAGGCCTGCCCAGAGCTAGAAGTCATCAG GGTGaccaagaagaagaaaattgGCAAGAAGAAGAAGACCAGGTCGGATGAGGAAGCAAGTCCACTCCACCCAACCTCCACCCAACAGAAATGTGCCAGGCACGGGGATGGCGGCAGCCTCAGTGGCAGCCCAGGCCTCACCCAGGACTCACCAGACACCACCCTGGCTCCCCCACAGGAGGCGGGAGGGGGGCCCAGCAGCACAGCCGAGAGCAGCGCGCGCACGGAGCCGGGCCAGGTGGGCCTGCTGATCCCCGCAATGAAAGACACCTCCATGGAGCGCTTGGGGCGGCCGCTGAGCAAAGTCATTGACCAGCTCAACGGGCAGCTGGACCCCAGCACCTGGCAAGCCCTCGTTGAGCCCCCAGACCAGTCCTTTCGGACCGGCTCTCCGGGGGATAGCCCGGAGAGGCCGCCGTGTTGCGACTTCAGCGAGGGCCTTCCAGCCCCAATGGACTTCTACCGCTTTACCGTCGAGAGTCCAGGCACTGCTCGCCCAGGTGGTGGCGACCATGACCCTGCAGGGCCTGGCCAACCGCCGCATGTTCCTAGTGGCCGCGAGGCTGCTGGCCAAGAAGAagcgggaggagggggaggagagggacaaGCGCCAGGGCCCCTAGGGGGCACCCCGGGgggggctctggagccagagccCCAggaactggagccccaggaagagctGCCCCTGGTCAGCGAGGCGCCTGTGCCCGAGCCGGGGACCCAGGAGGCTCTCAGCCAGCTCAAGCGAGACCGGCCCAGCCCGTGTCTGAGCAGCGCCGAGGACTCTGGGGTGGATGAGGGCCAGGGGAGCCCTTCAGAGATGATCCACTCGTCAGAGTTCAG AGTAGACAACAATCACCTACTCCTGCTGATGATCCACGTGTTTCGAGAAAACGAAGAGCAGCTGTTCAAA ATGATCCGGATGAGCACGGGACACATGGAGGGCAACCTGCAGCTGCTGTACGTGCTGCTCACGGACTGCTACATCTACCTGCTCCGGAAAG GGGCCACAGAGAAGCCATACCTGGTAGAAGAAGCCGTTTCTTACAATGAACTTGACTACGTGTCG GTGGGCCTCGACCAGCAGACGGTGAAGCTGGTGTGCACCAACCGCAGGAAGCAATTTCTGCTGGACACGGCCGACATGGCCCTGGCTGA GTTCTTCTTGGCTTCTTTGAAGTCAGCCATGATCAAAGGCTGTCGGGAACCGCCCTACCCCAGCGTCCTGACTGATGCCACCATGGAGAAGCTGGCACTGGCCAAATTTGTGGCCCAGGAATCTAAGTGTGAG GCGTCCACCATTGCTGTGCGCTTCTACGGCCTTGTGCACTGGGAGGACCCCACGGATGAGTCCCTGGGGCCCGTGCCCTGCCACTGTTCACCCCTCGAGGGCGCCATTACCAAAGAAGGCATGCTGCATTACAAGGCAGGCACCTCTTACCTGGGCAAGGAGCACTGGAAGACTTGCTTCGTGGTGCTCAG CAACGGGATCCTCTACCAGTATCCCGACTGCACTGATGTCATCCCTCTGCTCTCCGTGAACATGGG GGGGGAGCAGTGCGGTGGCTGCAGGAGGTCCAACACCACGGATCGGCCCCACGCCTTCCAGGTGATTCTCGCCGACCGGCCCTGCCTGGAGCTCAGCGCCGACAGCGAGGCCGACATGGCCGACTGGATGCAGCACCTATGCCAGGCCGTGTCCAAAGGG GTCATCCCCCAGGGGGTCGCTCCCAGCCCCTGCATCCCCTGCTGCCTGGTGATCACGGACGACCGCCTCTTGACGTGTCACGAGGATTGCCAGACTGGCTTCTTCCGCTCGCTGGGCACAGCCAAGCTGGCTGACATCAGTGCCATTTGCACCGAGCCGGGCAAGGAGTACTGTGTCCTG GAGTTCTCCCAGGACAGCCAGCAGCCGCTGCCGGCCTGGGTCGTCTACCTGAGCTGTACATCGGAACTGGACCGATTCCTCTCTGCACTGAGTTCTGGGTGGAAAACCATCTACCAG GTGGACCTCCCGCACAAGGCCATCCAGGAAGCTTCCAGCAAAAAGAAATTCGAGGACGCCCTGAGCCTCATCCACAGCGCCTGGCAGCGGAGCGACAGCCTGTGCCGCGGCAGAGCCTCCCGGGACCCCTGGTGCTGA
- the PLEKHM2 gene encoding pleckstrin homology domain-containing family M member 2 isoform X3 has protein sequence MEPREVKDRILENISLSVKKLQSYFAACEDETPAIRNHDKVLQRLCEHLDHALLYGLQDLSSGYWVLVVHFTRREAVKQIEVLRHVATNLGRSRAWLYLALNENSLESYLRLFQENLALLHKYYVKNALVCSHDHLTLFLTLVSGLEFIRFDLDLDAPYLDLAPYMPDYYKPQYLLDFEDRLPSSAHGSDSLSLNSFNSVTSTNLEWDDSAIAPSSEDYDFGDVFPAVPSVPSTDWEDGELTDTVSGPRSTASDPTSSKASTRSPTQRHNPFNEDQAETVSSSDTTPVHTASQDKGEPHALDLAEACPELEVIRVTKKKKIGKKKKTRSDEEASPLHPTSTQQKCARHGDGGSLSGSPGLTQDSPDTTLAPPQEAGGGPSSTAESSARTEPGQVGLLIPAMKDTSMERLGRPLSKVIDQLNGQLDPSTWQALVEPPDQSFRTGSPGDSPERPPCCDFSEGLPAPMDFYRFTVESPGTARPGGGDHDPAGPGQPPHVPSGREAAGQEEAGGGGGEGQAPGPLGGTPGGALEPEPQELEPQEELPLVSEAPVPEPGTQEALSQLKRDRPSPCLSSAEDSGVDEGQGSPSEMIHSSEFRVDNNHLLLLMIHVFRENEEQLFKMIRMSTGHMEGNLQLLYVLLTDCYIYLLRKGATEKPYLVEEAVSYNELDYVSVGLDQQTVKLVCTNRRKQFLLDTADMALAEFFLASLKSAMIKGCREPPYPSVLTDATMEKLALAKFVAQESKCEASTIAVRFYGLVHWEDPTDESLGPVPCHCSPLEGAITKEGMLHYKAGTSYLGKEHWKTCFVVLSNGILYQYPDCTDVIPLLSVNMGGEQCGGCRRSNTTDRPHAFQVILADRPCLELSADSEADMADWMQHLCQAVSKGVIPQGVAPSPCIPCCLVITDDRLLTCHEDCQTGFFRSLGTAKLADISAICTEPGKEYCVLEFSQDSQQPLPAWVVYLSCTSELDRFLSALSSGWKTIYQVDLPHKAIQEASSKKKFEDALSLIHSAWQRSDSLCRGRASRDPWC, from the exons CTGCAGAGCTACTTTGCTGCATGCGAGGATGAGACCCCAGCCATCCGGAACCATGACAAGGTCCTGCAGCGCCTGTGCGAGCACTTGGACCACGCACTGCTGTATGG ACTGCAAGACCTCTCCTCTGGCTACTGGGTGCTCGTGGTGCATTTCACCCGGCGAGAGGCCGTCAAACAGATCGAGGTGCTGCGGCATGTGGCCACCAACCTGGGGCGCA GCCGGGCCTGGCTGTACCTGGCCCTCAATGAGAACTCCCTGGAGAGCTACCTGCGGCTGTTTCAGGAGAACCTGGCCCTGCTGCACAAGTACTATGTCAA GAACGCCCTGGTCTGCAGCCACGATCACCTGACTCTCTTCCTGACCTTGGTGTCTGGGCTCGAGTTCATTCGCTTCGACCTGGATCTG GATGCTCCTTACTTAGACCTGGCCCCCTACATGCCTGACTACTATAAACCTCAGTACCTGCTGGACTTCGAAGACCGCCTTCCTAGCTCAGCCCACGGCTCTGACAGCCTGTCCCTCAACTCCTTCAACTCCGTCACGTCCACCAACTTGGAATGGGATGACAGTGCCATCGCCCCATCCAGCGAGG ATTATGATTTTGGAGATGTGTTTCCAGCAGTGCCGTCTGTACCCAGCACAGACTGGGAAG ACGGGGAGCTCACAGACACGGTCAGCGGCCCCCGCTCTACTGCCTCAGACCCGACCAGCAGCAAGGCTTCCACGAGGAGTCCCACGCAGCGCCACAACCCCTTCAACGAGGACCAGGCCGAGACCGTGTCCTCCTCCGACACCACCCCCGTGCACACGGCCTCTCAGGAcaagggggagccccacgccctgGACCTGGCCGAGGCCTGCCCAGAGCTAGAAGTCATCAG GGTGaccaagaagaagaaaattgGCAAGAAGAAGAAGACCAGGTCGGATGAGGAAGCAAGTCCACTCCACCCAACCTCCACCCAACAGAAATGTGCCAGGCACGGGGATGGCGGCAGCCTCAGTGGCAGCCCAGGCCTCACCCAGGACTCACCAGACACCACCCTGGCTCCCCCACAGGAGGCGGGAGGGGGGCCCAGCAGCACAGCCGAGAGCAGCGCGCGCACGGAGCCGGGCCAGGTGGGCCTGCTGATCCCCGCAATGAAAGACACCTCCATGGAGCGCTTGGGGCGGCCGCTGAGCAAAGTCATTGACCAGCTCAACGGGCAGCTGGACCCCAGCACCTGGCAAGCCCTCGTTGAGCCCCCAGACCAGTCCTTTCGGACCGGCTCTCCGGGGGATAGCCCGGAGAGGCCGCCGTGTTGCGACTTCAGCGAGGGCCTTCCAGCCCCAATGGACTTCTACCGCTTTACCGTCGAGAGTCCAGGCACTGCTCGCCCAGGTGGTGGCGACCATGACCCTGCAGGGCCTGGCCAACCGCCGCATGTTCCTAGTGGCCGCGAGGCTGCTGGCCAAGAAGAagcgggaggagggggaggagagggacaaGCGCCAGGGCCCCTAGGGGGCACCCCGGGgggggctctggagccagagccCCAggaactggagccccaggaagagctGCCCCTGGTCAGCGAGGCGCCTGTGCCCGAGCCGGGGACCCAGGAGGCTCTCAGCCAGCTCAAGCGAGACCGGCCCAGCCCGTGTCTGAGCAGCGCCGAGGACTCTGGGGTGGATGAGGGCCAGGGGAGCCCTTCAGAGATGATCCACTCGTCAGAGTTCAG AGTAGACAACAATCACCTACTCCTGCTGATGATCCACGTGTTTCGAGAAAACGAAGAGCAGCTGTTCAAA ATGATCCGGATGAGCACGGGACACATGGAGGGCAACCTGCAGCTGCTGTACGTGCTGCTCACGGACTGCTACATCTACCTGCTCCGGAAAG GGGCCACAGAGAAGCCATACCTGGTAGAAGAAGCCGTTTCTTACAATGAACTTGACTACGTGTCG GTGGGCCTCGACCAGCAGACGGTGAAGCTGGTGTGCACCAACCGCAGGAAGCAATTTCTGCTGGACACGGCCGACATGGCCCTGGCTGA GTTCTTCTTGGCTTCTTTGAAGTCAGCCATGATCAAAGGCTGTCGGGAACCGCCCTACCCCAGCGTCCTGACTGATGCCACCATGGAGAAGCTGGCACTGGCCAAATTTGTGGCCCAGGAATCTAAGTGTGAG GCGTCCACCATTGCTGTGCGCTTCTACGGCCTTGTGCACTGGGAGGACCCCACGGATGAGTCCCTGGGGCCCGTGCCCTGCCACTGTTCACCCCTCGAGGGCGCCATTACCAAAGAAGGCATGCTGCATTACAAGGCAGGCACCTCTTACCTGGGCAAGGAGCACTGGAAGACTTGCTTCGTGGTGCTCAG CAACGGGATCCTCTACCAGTATCCCGACTGCACTGATGTCATCCCTCTGCTCTCCGTGAACATGGG GGGGGAGCAGTGCGGTGGCTGCAGGAGGTCCAACACCACGGATCGGCCCCACGCCTTCCAGGTGATTCTCGCCGACCGGCCCTGCCTGGAGCTCAGCGCCGACAGCGAGGCCGACATGGCCGACTGGATGCAGCACCTATGCCAGGCCGTGTCCAAAGGG GTCATCCCCCAGGGGGTCGCTCCCAGCCCCTGCATCCCCTGCTGCCTGGTGATCACGGACGACCGCCTCTTGACGTGTCACGAGGATTGCCAGACTGGCTTCTTCCGCTCGCTGGGCACAGCCAAGCTGGCTGACATCAGTGCCATTTGCACCGAGCCGGGCAAGGAGTACTGTGTCCTG GAGTTCTCCCAGGACAGCCAGCAGCCGCTGCCGGCCTGGGTCGTCTACCTGAGCTGTACATCGGAACTGGACCGATTCCTCTCTGCACTGAGTTCTGGGTGGAAAACCATCTACCAG GTGGACCTCCCGCACAAGGCCATCCAGGAAGCTTCCAGCAAAAAGAAATTCGAGGACGCCCTGAGCCTCATCCACAGCGCCTGGCAGCGGAGCGACAGCCTGTGCCGCGGCAGAGCCTCCCGGGACCCCTGGTGCTGA
- the PLEKHM2 gene encoding pleckstrin homology domain-containing family M member 2 isoform X5: MKTATIRSKVAPVLRRERGAETSQLQSYFAACEDETPAIRNHDKVLQRLCEHLDHALLYGLQDLSSGYWVLVVHFTRREAVKQIEVLRHVATNLGRSRAWLYLALNENSLESYLRLFQENLALLHKYYVKNALVCSHDHLTLFLTLVSGLEFIRFDLDLDAPYLDLAPYMPDYYKPQYLLDFEDRLPSSAHGSDSLSLNSFNSVTSTNLEWDDSAIAPSSEDGELTDTVSGPRSTASDPTSSKASTRSPTQRHNPFNEDQAETVSSSDTTPVHTASQDKGEPHALDLAEACPELEVIRVTKKKKIGKKKKTRSDEEASPLHPTSTQQKCARHGDGGSLSGSPGLTQDSPDTTLAPPQEAGGGPSSTAESSARTEPGQVGLLIPAMKDTSMERLGRPLSKVIDQLNGQLDPSTWQALVEPPDQSFRTGSPGDSPERPPCCDFSEGLPAPMDFYRFTVESPGTARPGGGDHDPAGPGQPPHVPSGREAAGQEEAGGGGGEGQAPGPLGGTPGGALEPEPQELEPQEELPLVSEAPVPEPGTQEALSQLKRDRPSPCLSSAEDSGVDEGQGSPSEMIHSSEFRVDNNHLLLLMIHVFRENEEQLFKMIRMSTGHMEGNLQLLYVLLTDCYIYLLRKGATEKPYLVEEAVSYNELDYVSVGLDQQTVKLVCTNRRKQFLLDTADMALAEFFLASLKSAMIKGCREPPYPSVLTDATMEKLALAKFVAQESKCEASTIAVRFYGLVHWEDPTDESLGPVPCHCSPLEGAITKEGMLHYKAGTSYLGKEHWKTCFVVLSNGILYQYPDCTDVIPLLSVNMGGEQCGGCRRSNTTDRPHAFQVILADRPCLELSADSEADMADWMQHLCQAVSKGVIPQGVAPSPCIPCCLVITDDRLLTCHEDCQTGFFRSLGTAKLADISAICTEPGKEYCVLEFSQDSQQPLPAWVVYLSCTSELDRFLSALSSGWKTIYQVDLPHKAIQEASSKKKFEDALSLIHSAWQRSDSLCRGRASRDPWC; the protein is encoded by the exons CTGCAGAGCTACTTTGCTGCATGCGAGGATGAGACCCCAGCCATCCGGAACCATGACAAGGTCCTGCAGCGCCTGTGCGAGCACTTGGACCACGCACTGCTGTATGG ACTGCAAGACCTCTCCTCTGGCTACTGGGTGCTCGTGGTGCATTTCACCCGGCGAGAGGCCGTCAAACAGATCGAGGTGCTGCGGCATGTGGCCACCAACCTGGGGCGCA GCCGGGCCTGGCTGTACCTGGCCCTCAATGAGAACTCCCTGGAGAGCTACCTGCGGCTGTTTCAGGAGAACCTGGCCCTGCTGCACAAGTACTATGTCAA GAACGCCCTGGTCTGCAGCCACGATCACCTGACTCTCTTCCTGACCTTGGTGTCTGGGCTCGAGTTCATTCGCTTCGACCTGGATCTG GATGCTCCTTACTTAGACCTGGCCCCCTACATGCCTGACTACTATAAACCTCAGTACCTGCTGGACTTCGAAGACCGCCTTCCTAGCTCAGCCCACGGCTCTGACAGCCTGTCCCTCAACTCCTTCAACTCCGTCACGTCCACCAACTTGGAATGGGATGACAGTGCCATCGCCCCATCCAGCGAGG ACGGGGAGCTCACAGACACGGTCAGCGGCCCCCGCTCTACTGCCTCAGACCCGACCAGCAGCAAGGCTTCCACGAGGAGTCCCACGCAGCGCCACAACCCCTTCAACGAGGACCAGGCCGAGACCGTGTCCTCCTCCGACACCACCCCCGTGCACACGGCCTCTCAGGAcaagggggagccccacgccctgGACCTGGCCGAGGCCTGCCCAGAGCTAGAAGTCATCAG GGTGaccaagaagaagaaaattgGCAAGAAGAAGAAGACCAGGTCGGATGAGGAAGCAAGTCCACTCCACCCAACCTCCACCCAACAGAAATGTGCCAGGCACGGGGATGGCGGCAGCCTCAGTGGCAGCCCAGGCCTCACCCAGGACTCACCAGACACCACCCTGGCTCCCCCACAGGAGGCGGGAGGGGGGCCCAGCAGCACAGCCGAGAGCAGCGCGCGCACGGAGCCGGGCCAGGTGGGCCTGCTGATCCCCGCAATGAAAGACACCTCCATGGAGCGCTTGGGGCGGCCGCTGAGCAAAGTCATTGACCAGCTCAACGGGCAGCTGGACCCCAGCACCTGGCAAGCCCTCGTTGAGCCCCCAGACCAGTCCTTTCGGACCGGCTCTCCGGGGGATAGCCCGGAGAGGCCGCCGTGTTGCGACTTCAGCGAGGGCCTTCCAGCCCCAATGGACTTCTACCGCTTTACCGTCGAGAGTCCAGGCACTGCTCGCCCAGGTGGTGGCGACCATGACCCTGCAGGGCCTGGCCAACCGCCGCATGTTCCTAGTGGCCGCGAGGCTGCTGGCCAAGAAGAagcgggaggagggggaggagagggacaaGCGCCAGGGCCCCTAGGGGGCACCCCGGGgggggctctggagccagagccCCAggaactggagccccaggaagagctGCCCCTGGTCAGCGAGGCGCCTGTGCCCGAGCCGGGGACCCAGGAGGCTCTCAGCCAGCTCAAGCGAGACCGGCCCAGCCCGTGTCTGAGCAGCGCCGAGGACTCTGGGGTGGATGAGGGCCAGGGGAGCCCTTCAGAGATGATCCACTCGTCAGAGTTCAG AGTAGACAACAATCACCTACTCCTGCTGATGATCCACGTGTTTCGAGAAAACGAAGAGCAGCTGTTCAAA ATGATCCGGATGAGCACGGGACACATGGAGGGCAACCTGCAGCTGCTGTACGTGCTGCTCACGGACTGCTACATCTACCTGCTCCGGAAAG GGGCCACAGAGAAGCCATACCTGGTAGAAGAAGCCGTTTCTTACAATGAACTTGACTACGTGTCG GTGGGCCTCGACCAGCAGACGGTGAAGCTGGTGTGCACCAACCGCAGGAAGCAATTTCTGCTGGACACGGCCGACATGGCCCTGGCTGA GTTCTTCTTGGCTTCTTTGAAGTCAGCCATGATCAAAGGCTGTCGGGAACCGCCCTACCCCAGCGTCCTGACTGATGCCACCATGGAGAAGCTGGCACTGGCCAAATTTGTGGCCCAGGAATCTAAGTGTGAG GCGTCCACCATTGCTGTGCGCTTCTACGGCCTTGTGCACTGGGAGGACCCCACGGATGAGTCCCTGGGGCCCGTGCCCTGCCACTGTTCACCCCTCGAGGGCGCCATTACCAAAGAAGGCATGCTGCATTACAAGGCAGGCACCTCTTACCTGGGCAAGGAGCACTGGAAGACTTGCTTCGTGGTGCTCAG CAACGGGATCCTCTACCAGTATCCCGACTGCACTGATGTCATCCCTCTGCTCTCCGTGAACATGGG GGGGGAGCAGTGCGGTGGCTGCAGGAGGTCCAACACCACGGATCGGCCCCACGCCTTCCAGGTGATTCTCGCCGACCGGCCCTGCCTGGAGCTCAGCGCCGACAGCGAGGCCGACATGGCCGACTGGATGCAGCACCTATGCCAGGCCGTGTCCAAAGGG GTCATCCCCCAGGGGGTCGCTCCCAGCCCCTGCATCCCCTGCTGCCTGGTGATCACGGACGACCGCCTCTTGACGTGTCACGAGGATTGCCAGACTGGCTTCTTCCGCTCGCTGGGCACAGCCAAGCTGGCTGACATCAGTGCCATTTGCACCGAGCCGGGCAAGGAGTACTGTGTCCTG GAGTTCTCCCAGGACAGCCAGCAGCCGCTGCCGGCCTGGGTCGTCTACCTGAGCTGTACATCGGAACTGGACCGATTCCTCTCTGCACTGAGTTCTGGGTGGAAAACCATCTACCAG GTGGACCTCCCGCACAAGGCCATCCAGGAAGCTTCCAGCAAAAAGAAATTCGAGGACGCCCTGAGCCTCATCCACAGCGCCTGGCAGCGGAGCGACAGCCTGTGCCGCGGCAGAGCCTCCCGGGACCCCTGGTGCTGA